GGAGCGGGCGAGCACGCCGTCGGTGGCCCACGGGCCGGCAATCGGCACCCCGTCGGCTGCGTAGCCGTAGACGGGTGAGTGGGCCGAGCCGCCGTCGCCAAGTTGGTCGGCGAGGCAGACGGGGTGCGAGTGGTGGTGGTAGGTGCCCATTGCGGAGTGTCCCGGACATACGTCGAGGTCGTAGACCTCGGCGGCGGGGGCGAGGTTGAACCAGGTCTGCTCGTTCGCCCAGGACTGTCCGTCGCCCCAGTTGAAGACGGCGACGCCGTTGACCCAGAGTCCGATGACGCCGAGGCCAGTGGCGCCGGGCTCAGTGGCCTCGACGGGTTCGATCGGGAACCAGGCGTCCCAGTCCTGGCGGGTGGGACAGGCTGGTCCCGGTGGCCAGAAGCCGTATCCGGTGCCCGGCAGGTCCCGGCAACCGGTGCTGG
Above is a genomic segment from Acidimicrobiales bacterium containing:
- a CDS encoding YHYH protein; translated protein: MIEDDGPIPVDVQSVELATVEGVDYVHVLATGIPDYTHLLTDAGAAFLEDRPRADTDFREGHPLADAGDTLDFGQDLGYASTGCRDLPGTGYGFWPPGPACPTRQDWDAWFPIEPVEATEPGATGLGVIGLWVNGVAVFNWGDGQSWANEQTWFNLAPAAEVYDLDVCPGHSAMGTYHHHSHPVCLADQLGDGGSAHSPVYGYAADGVPIAGPWATDGVLARS